The following are from one region of the Paenibacillus bovis genome:
- the atpG gene encoding ATP synthase F1 subunit gamma: MAKGMREIKRQIKSVQNTRQITKAMEMVAASKLRKAQEKAQAARPYSDKLREVVTSIASGTKGIHHPMLDTRPVKRVAYLVVTSDRGLAGGYNANVLRHVSAEIRKRHTSADQYELFVIGRKGRDYFRRRSMPITEVVAELSDFPTYADIKTLAQAAVQGYEEGRYDELHLCYNQFVNPLTQIPTLTRLLPMDAMEAADQGSVKASYEYEPSAEDVLAVLLPRYAQTLIYNALLEGKASEQGARMTAMGSATKNASQLIGDLKLVYNRARQAAITQEITEIVAGASAQN, from the coding sequence ATGGCTAAAGGTATGCGTGAGATTAAACGGCAGATCAAGAGTGTACAGAACACCCGTCAGATCACCAAAGCGATGGAGATGGTTGCTGCCTCCAAACTGCGCAAAGCCCAGGAGAAAGCACAGGCGGCACGCCCGTATTCCGACAAGCTGCGTGAAGTGGTAACAAGTATCGCTTCGGGCACCAAAGGGATTCATCATCCGATGCTGGACACCCGTCCTGTCAAAAGAGTGGCTTACCTGGTCGTTACTTCCGATCGTGGACTCGCTGGTGGTTACAATGCCAACGTGCTTCGTCACGTTTCTGCTGAAATACGCAAACGTCATACGTCGGCAGACCAGTATGAATTATTCGTAATTGGTCGTAAAGGACGCGATTATTTCCGTCGTCGCAGTATGCCAATCACTGAAGTGGTAGCAGAACTGTCTGATTTCCCGACCTATGCGGATATCAAGACACTCGCACAGGCTGCTGTACAGGGATATGAAGAAGGACGCTATGATGAGCTTCACTTATGTTATAACCAGTTCGTGAACCCGTTAACTCAGATTCCGACGCTGACACGTCTGCTGCCAATGGACGCTATGGAGGCTGCTGATCAAGGCAGTGTCAAAGCCAGCTATGAATACGAGCCTTCCGCTGAGGATGTACTCGCCGTTCTGCTGCCAAGATATGCACAGACACTTATCTACAACGCTCTTCTTGAAGGCAAGGCAAGTGAGCAGGGCGCACGTATGACAGCAATGGGCAGTGCAACCAAAAATGCTTCCCAGCTGATTGGCGACCTCAAACTGGTCTACAACCGTGCACGTCAGGCTGCCATTACACAGGAAATTACGGAAATCGTAGCAGGCGCCAGCGCACAAAACTGA
- the atpA gene encoding F0F1 ATP synthase subunit alpha has translation MSIRPEEISTLIKSQIEQYKNDIEVVEVGTVIQVSDGIARIYGLQNVMAGELLEFSNGVMGMAQNLEANNVGAIILGEYTNIREGDQVKRTGRIMQVPVGEAMLGRVVNALGQPVDGKGPIAATEYRPIESAAPGVIDRKSVHEPMQTGIKAIDAMVPIGRGQRELIIGDRQTGKTAIAIDAIINQKGQGVKCIYVAIGQKQSTVAQVVETLRRHGALDYTVVVTASASEPSPLLYIAPYAGCAMGEYFMYKGEHALIIYDDLSKQAAAYRELSLLLRRPPGREAFPGDVFYLHSRLLERAAKLSDARGGGSLTALPFIETQASDVSAYIPTNVISITDGQIFLESELFYAGQRPAINVGISVSRVGGSAQIKAMKKVAGTLRLDLAQYRELQAFAQFGSDLDKSTLSRLNRGARMMEILKQGVNQPLLVEQQVVSLYTAVKGHLDDIPVNDVRRFEAEFLAFMASNHNAILQSIRDTKDITADNEKALVDAINTFKKGFATS, from the coding sequence TTGAGTATCAGACCTGAAGAAATCAGTACATTGATTAAAAGTCAAATCGAGCAATACAAAAACGATATTGAAGTCGTTGAAGTCGGTACCGTTATCCAGGTAAGCGACGGTATTGCCCGTATATATGGTTTGCAAAACGTTATGGCCGGCGAATTGCTTGAGTTCTCCAATGGAGTAATGGGTATGGCCCAGAACCTCGAAGCCAACAATGTCGGTGCGATTATCCTGGGTGAGTACACGAATATTCGTGAAGGCGATCAGGTAAAACGTACTGGCCGCATCATGCAGGTTCCTGTAGGCGAAGCGATGCTGGGTCGTGTTGTTAATGCACTGGGTCAACCGGTGGATGGCAAAGGACCGATCGCTGCTACAGAATACCGTCCCATCGAGAGTGCTGCACCGGGTGTTATCGACCGTAAATCGGTTCATGAGCCTATGCAGACAGGTATCAAAGCGATCGATGCTATGGTTCCTATCGGCCGTGGACAACGGGAATTGATCATCGGTGACCGTCAGACCGGTAAAACGGCTATCGCCATTGATGCGATCATTAACCAAAAAGGTCAAGGCGTAAAATGTATTTATGTAGCAATCGGACAAAAGCAATCCACGGTAGCACAGGTTGTTGAGACACTGCGTCGTCATGGTGCACTGGATTACACGGTTGTTGTTACAGCATCCGCTTCCGAGCCTTCTCCACTGCTGTATATCGCTCCATACGCAGGCTGCGCAATGGGCGAATACTTTATGTACAAAGGCGAACATGCCCTGATCATCTATGATGATCTGTCCAAACAGGCTGCAGCTTATCGTGAACTTTCCTTGCTGCTTCGCCGTCCACCGGGTCGTGAGGCATTCCCTGGTGACGTCTTCTACCTGCATTCCCGTTTGCTGGAACGTGCAGCCAAACTGAGTGATGCAAGAGGCGGCGGTTCCCTGACAGCTCTGCCATTTATCGAGACTCAGGCATCTGACGTATCCGCTTATATCCCAACCAACGTAATCTCGATTACCGACGGTCAGATCTTCCTGGAGTCCGAACTGTTCTATGCAGGTCAGCGTCCAGCGATCAACGTTGGTATCTCGGTATCCCGTGTAGGTGGTTCCGCACAGATCAAAGCGATGAAAAAAGTCGCAGGTACACTGCGTCTGGATCTGGCTCAATATCGTGAGCTTCAGGCATTTGCCCAGTTCGGTTCCGATCTGGATAAATCAACGCTTTCCCGTCTGAACCGTGGTGCGCGCATGATGGAAATCCTGAAACAGGGTGTCAACCAGCCGCTGCTTGTTGAACAACAGGTAGTGAGTCTGTATACTGCTGTCAAAGGTCATCTGGATGATATTCCGGTCAATGATGTACGTCGTTTTGAAGCAGAATTCCTCGCATTCATGGCGAGCAACCACAATGCTATTTTGCAATCGATCCGCGATACCAAAGATATTACGGCAGATAACGAAAAAGCACTGGTTGATGCGATCAATACATTTAAAAAAGGCTTTGCTACCAGCTAA
- a CDS encoding F0F1 ATP synthase subunit delta, whose translation MSRDSVVSSRYARALFEAASDQGRVEETGQELKAVVEAFEMDSEMRNFIATPNISLKDKENVLKNVLSGKVSDVLLSTVLLLIERGRQDVFSELLTSYTAIVSRTLNVADAVVYTPYPLNEQEQAEVAATFGQISGKRLKVVNVIDEKLIGGLKVVIGDTLYDGSISGKLERLEKSFQRQA comes from the coding sequence ATGAGCCGGGACTCGGTAGTATCTTCCCGCTACGCCAGAGCACTTTTTGAAGCAGCGTCCGATCAGGGGCGTGTAGAAGAGACAGGACAGGAACTGAAAGCGGTCGTTGAGGCTTTTGAAATGGATAGCGAGATGCGCAACTTTATCGCTACGCCGAATATATCTCTGAAGGATAAGGAAAATGTACTGAAAAATGTACTTTCCGGCAAAGTATCCGATGTACTGCTGAGCACGGTTTTGCTGCTGATTGAACGCGGCAGACAGGACGTGTTCAGCGAGCTGCTGACCAGCTACACAGCGATTGTCAGCCGCACACTGAATGTAGCAGATGCTGTAGTGTATACGCCTTATCCGCTGAATGAACAGGAACAAGCCGAAGTGGCTGCCACTTTCGGACAGATATCAGGCAAGCGCCTGAAGGTTGTGAATGTTATTGACGAGAAGCTGATCGGCGGACTCAAAGTCGTGATCGGTGACACTCTGTATGACGGAAGCATCTCGGGCAAGCTTGAACGTTTGGAAAAGTCTTTTCAAAGACAAGCATAA
- the atpF gene encoding F0F1 ATP synthase subunit B translates to MHFVWSSFVFTIIAFLILYWLLNRYAFGPLFSVMEKRRELIKQQMDEAAQTRQQATQYVEEQKAALQQARKDAQDIIEQARQTSNSQTEQLLNQAKEESMRLKDEAARDIENEKNKAVAALRSEIGAVSVQIASKVLQKEVDANAQEQLVDNYLKDVGIRQ, encoded by the coding sequence TTGCATTTCGTATGGAGCAGTTTTGTATTTACTATTATTGCGTTTTTGATCCTATACTGGTTGTTGAACCGCTACGCGTTCGGTCCGTTGTTTTCGGTTATGGAAAAACGTCGTGAGCTGATCAAGCAGCAAATGGATGAAGCAGCTCAGACACGCCAGCAGGCGACTCAATATGTAGAAGAACAAAAAGCAGCTTTGCAGCAGGCTCGTAAAGATGCTCAGGATATTATCGAGCAGGCTCGCCAGACGAGCAACAGCCAGACAGAACAGCTGCTGAATCAAGCCAAAGAAGAATCCATGCGTCTCAAAGATGAGGCTGCACGCGATATCGAGAACGAGAAAAACAAAGCCGTGGCTGCACTTCGCAGTGAGATCGGTGCTGTCTCTGTACAAATTGCTTCTAAAGTGCTGCAAAAAGAAGTCGATGCCAATGCGCAGGAACAACTGGTGGATAACTACCTGAAAGACGTAGGGATCAGACAATGA
- the atpE gene encoding F0F1 ATP synthase subunit C: MGALAFIAAAIAVGLGALGAGIGNGLIVSKTVEGVARQPEAKSTLQTLMFIGVGLVEALPIIGVVLAFIFYSQA; encoded by the coding sequence ATGGGAGCATTAGCATTTATCGCAGCGGCAATCGCTGTAGGTCTGGGCGCATTGGGCGCAGGTATTGGTAACGGTCTGATCGTAAGTAAAACAGTTGAGGGTGTTGCTCGCCAACCGGAAGCAAAATCCACGCTGCAAACGCTTATGTTTATCGGTGTAGGTCTGGTAGAGGCACTGCCAATCATCGGTGTGGTACTGGCATTCATTTTCTACTCTCAAGCATAA
- the atpB gene encoding F0F1 ATP synthase subunit A, producing the protein MHESPIINVGFDIDLSVVIMLIVTCAIVFILAKMSIRNLSVENPSKLQNFMEWVVDFVQGLITSTMDYKKGRPFLSLGITLIMFIFVGNMLGLPFGLVFDYTNAASATFFGHPLTPVVEGLANGSHGVEIAWWKSPTADAAAAMGLALIVFVLVHYLGIVRNPKHYFAHYFKPFFFFFPINVIEQLSKLLTHGMRLFGNIFAGEVLIAVLLKMSAVWYGAIASVIGLVVWQGFSIFVGTIQAFVFTILAMVYISQSLETDEDH; encoded by the coding sequence ATGCATGAATCACCGATTATAAACGTGGGGTTTGACATTGATTTATCGGTTGTGATTATGCTGATCGTAACTTGTGCCATCGTATTCATTCTGGCCAAGATGTCGATCCGTAATCTCTCTGTCGAGAATCCAAGCAAGCTGCAGAACTTTATGGAATGGGTCGTTGATTTCGTTCAGGGACTGATTACCAGCACCATGGATTACAAAAAAGGAAGACCTTTCCTTTCACTCGGTATTACGCTGATTATGTTTATCTTTGTCGGCAATATGCTGGGACTGCCATTCGGTCTGGTATTCGATTATACCAATGCAGCAAGTGCAACATTCTTCGGACATCCTTTGACTCCGGTTGTAGAAGGTCTGGCGAATGGAAGTCATGGCGTGGAGATCGCATGGTGGAAATCACCAACTGCGGATGCCGCTGCGGCAATGGGACTGGCGCTGATCGTGTTCGTACTCGTTCACTATCTGGGTATCGTCAGAAATCCGAAGCACTATTTTGCTCATTATTTCAAACCGTTCTTCTTCTTCTTCCCTATCAATGTCATCGAGCAGTTGTCCAAACTGCTGACGCATGGTATGCGTCTATTCGGTAACATTTTTGCGGGTGAAGTACTGATTGCTGTCCTGCTCAAAATGTCTGCTGTCTGGTACGGCGCTATCGCGTCGGTTATCGGTCTGGTGGTATGGCAGGGTTTCAGTATATTCGTTGGTACGATCCAGGCCTTTGTATTTACAATTCTGGCTATGGTGTACATATCACAGTCGCTCGAGACGGATGAAGATCATTAA
- a CDS encoding ATP synthase subunit I codes for MTEIPGYIYWLTRTTFIFWAICLLVVALLPDYRPIAFGLIAGSAVSYVNTKYLARKVRLITEAAANGEKKKRGLGFSQRAAVSVAAVILAVKFPQWFEMYALAGSLVFAPFALIVIGFVLSRHTERNSANERGEKNA; via the coding sequence ATGACTGAAATACCAGGTTACATATATTGGCTGACCCGGACCACCTTTATTTTTTGGGCCATTTGTCTGCTCGTAGTTGCGCTTTTACCGGATTATCGTCCTATTGCCTTTGGATTGATTGCAGGCTCTGCAGTCAGTTACGTGAACACCAAGTATCTGGCTCGCAAAGTACGTCTGATTACGGAAGCAGCAGCAAACGGAGAAAAGAAAAAGAGGGGACTCGGGTTCTCTCAGCGTGCAGCTGTGTCGGTAGCAGCTGTGATCCTTGCTGTGAAATTTCCACAATGGTTTGAAATGTACGCTCTGGCAGGAAGCCTCGTATTTGCGCCGTTCGCGCTAATCGTTATCGGTTTTGTTCTTTCTCGCCATACAGAGCGTAACTCCGCTAATGAAAGGGGTGAGAAAAATGCATGA
- a CDS encoding AtpZ/AtpI family protein yields MTQEPQSNKPDSSPWKAVGLVSAIGVDLALCTLAGFWFGSWLDGMWNHSGLGIGLGVLAGLVAGMVSIVIIIQKITGERND; encoded by the coding sequence ATGACACAGGAACCGCAAAGCAATAAACCTGATTCATCGCCGTGGAAGGCTGTCGGTCTTGTCAGTGCAATCGGGGTGGATCTTGCCCTGTGTACGCTAGCCGGATTCTGGTTTGGTTCCTGGCTGGATGGAATGTGGAATCATTCGGGACTTGGCATCGGTCTGGGAGTGCTGGCGGGGCTGGTTGCAGGTATGGTCAGTATCGTCATCATTATCCAGAAAATAACGGGGGAAAGAAATGACTGA
- the wecB gene encoding non-hydrolyzing UDP-N-acetylglucosamine 2-epimerase: MKKIKVMTIFGVRPEAIKMAPLILELQQHPEHIESIVCVTAQHRQMLDQVLEVFNITPDYDLDVMKDRQTLNEISIRVLGGLEPVLREAQPDIVLVHGDTLTTFLASYAAFMQQISVGHVEAGLRTWNKMSPYPEEMNRQLTGVLADLHFSPTEWSAGNLYKENKLASSVYITGNTVTDVFQYTVQPDYHHPVLEWAAGKRLILMTAHRRESQGEPHRNIFRAVKRIADEFEDIAIVYPVHPSPAVKEPAHEILGNHPRIQLIDPLDVVDLHNFYPHTHLILTDSGGLQEEAPSFGVPVLVLRDTTERPEGIEAGTLELVGTDEEKIYERAQALLTDQELYDSMSKAANPYGDGQASKRIVNAILHHYGVLEERPEEFHTTFKKGPTAVL; the protein is encoded by the coding sequence ATGAAAAAGATCAAAGTAATGACTATTTTTGGCGTGCGTCCGGAAGCGATCAAAATGGCTCCGCTCATCCTGGAGCTTCAGCAGCATCCTGAGCATATCGAATCCATTGTCTGCGTTACCGCCCAGCATCGTCAAATGCTGGATCAGGTTCTGGAAGTATTCAATATTACTCCCGACTATGATCTGGACGTTATGAAAGACCGTCAGACGCTGAATGAAATTTCGATTCGCGTTCTGGGAGGACTGGAGCCTGTACTTCGTGAAGCCCAGCCGGATATCGTTCTGGTTCACGGCGACACACTAACTACATTCCTCGCGAGCTATGCCGCATTTATGCAGCAGATCAGTGTAGGACACGTAGAAGCGGGTCTTCGTACATGGAACAAGATGTCTCCATACCCTGAGGAAATGAACCGTCAGCTGACCGGCGTGCTGGCCGATCTTCATTTTTCTCCAACCGAATGGTCTGCAGGGAATCTGTACAAAGAAAATAAGCTTGCGTCAAGCGTGTATATCACAGGCAACACGGTTACCGATGTGTTTCAATATACAGTACAGCCTGATTATCACCATCCCGTACTGGAATGGGCAGCAGGCAAGCGGCTTATATTGATGACTGCACATCGCCGTGAATCTCAGGGCGAGCCGCATCGCAATATTTTCCGGGCAGTCAAGCGTATTGCCGACGAGTTCGAAGATATCGCGATTGTCTATCCGGTTCATCCGAGTCCGGCCGTTAAGGAACCGGCTCACGAGATTCTGGGCAATCATCCGCGTATTCAGCTGATTGACCCGCTGGATGTAGTGGATCTGCATAACTTCTATCCGCATACCCACCTGATTCTGACTGATTCCGGCGGATTGCAGGAAGAAGCACCTTCATTCGGGGTACCGGTACTTGTACTGCGTGATACCACAGAGCGTCCGGAAGGCATCGAAGCCGGCACACTGGAACTGGTAGGTACGGATGAAGAGAAGATCTACGAGCGTGCGCAGGCGCTGCTGACAGATCAGGAATTGTATGATTCCATGAGCAAAGCAGCGAATCCGTATGGAGATGGTCAGGCATCCAAGCGGATTGTCAACGCAATTTTGCATCATTATGGCGTTTTGGAAGAGCGTCCTGAAGAATTTCACACAACGTTCAAAAAAGGGCCTACAGCAGTCTTGTGA
- the upp gene encoding uracil phosphoribosyltransferase: MAKLVICDHPLIQHKLTFIRDVNTNTKEFRELVDEVATLMAYEITRDIPLESIPVETPVVKTEGKVISGRMLGLIPILRAGLGMLDGVLKLLPAAKVGHVGLFRDPDTMQPVEYYVKLPTDVQERELIVIDPMLATGGSAIAAIDVLKKRGCTQIKMMNLIAAPEGVKAVHDVHPDVDIYVAALDDHLNDHGYIVPGLGDAGDRLYGTK; encoded by the coding sequence ATGGCAAAACTGGTGATATGCGATCACCCTTTAATTCAGCACAAACTCACGTTCATTCGTGACGTTAACACCAATACCAAAGAATTCCGTGAACTCGTTGATGAAGTGGCTACCTTGATGGCTTACGAAATTACACGTGATATTCCGCTGGAATCCATTCCTGTGGAGACGCCTGTCGTTAAGACAGAAGGCAAAGTAATCTCCGGACGCATGCTCGGATTGATTCCGATTTTGCGTGCAGGTCTGGGTATGCTCGATGGCGTCCTGAAGCTGCTTCCTGCAGCCAAGGTAGGGCATGTCGGATTGTTCCGTGATCCGGACACCATGCAGCCAGTAGAATATTATGTGAAGCTTCCGACAGATGTACAGGAACGCGAATTGATCGTGATCGATCCGATGCTGGCAACTGGCGGCTCGGCGATTGCAGCGATTGATGTACTCAAAAAACGCGGCTGCACCCAGATCAAAATGATGAATCTGATTGCTGCTCCTGAGGGTGTAAAAGCTGTACACGATGTGCATCCTGACGTTGATATTTATGTGGCGGCACTGGATGATCATCTGAATGATCACGGCTATATTGTCCCTGGTCTCGGCGATGCCGGCGACCGTCTGTACGGAACTAAGTAA
- the glyA gene encoding serine hydroxymethyltransferase, translated as MMEQLRNSDPAVLEAMGLELKRQRTNIELIASENIVSEAVMEAMGSVLTNKYAEGYPGKRYYGGCEHVDIVENIARDRAKELFGAEHVNVQPHSGAQANMAVYLAALKPGDTVLGMNLAHGGHLTHGSPVNASGLLYNFVAYGVREDNFLIDYDEVRKTAFKHRPRLIVAGASAYPRTIDFEALASIANDVGALFMVDMAHIAGLVAAGEHPSPVPHAHFVTTTTHKTLRGPRGGMIICRQPWAAAIDKAVFPGSQGGPLMHVIASKAVAFGEALQPSFKTYAQHVVKNAKVLAQTLVDEGLTIVSGGTDNHLMLVDTRNINITGKEAEHVLDAVGITTNKNAIPFDPTSPFVTSGIRLGTPAATSRGMDEAAMEQIGKIIAMTLKAPKDEAVLAQASKLVAELTDRFPLYEQVKY; from the coding sequence ATGATGGAGCAATTGAGAAACAGTGATCCGGCAGTACTGGAAGCAATGGGATTGGAACTGAAGCGTCAGCGTACCAATATCGAACTGATCGCCTCCGAGAACATTGTAAGTGAAGCGGTTATGGAAGCGATGGGCTCCGTACTGACCAACAAATATGCAGAAGGTTATCCAGGCAAACGTTACTACGGCGGCTGTGAGCATGTGGATATCGTCGAAAACATTGCCCGTGACCGTGCCAAGGAACTGTTTGGTGCCGAGCATGTCAACGTACAGCCGCACTCCGGTGCACAAGCCAATATGGCGGTCTACCTGGCAGCGCTGAAGCCGGGCGATACCGTACTCGGTATGAACCTCGCTCATGGCGGACATCTGACACACGGCAGCCCGGTCAACGCATCCGGATTGCTGTATAACTTTGTTGCCTATGGCGTACGTGAAGACAACTTCCTGATCGATTACGATGAAGTTCGTAAAACAGCATTCAAGCATCGCCCCCGTCTGATCGTAGCTGGCGCGAGTGCTTACCCGCGCACGATTGACTTTGAAGCACTGGCTTCTATTGCCAATGATGTAGGTGCACTGTTTATGGTCGATATGGCTCATATTGCCGGTCTCGTAGCAGCAGGCGAGCATCCAAGTCCGGTGCCGCATGCCCATTTCGTAACAACAACGACTCACAAAACACTGCGCGGACCACGCGGCGGTATGATCATCTGTCGTCAGCCATGGGCAGCAGCAATAGACAAAGCCGTATTCCCGGGCTCCCAAGGTGGACCATTGATGCATGTTATTGCATCCAAAGCAGTAGCTTTCGGTGAAGCCCTACAGCCTTCATTCAAAACCTATGCACAACATGTAGTCAAAAATGCCAAAGTACTCGCGCAGACGCTGGTGGATGAAGGATTGACGATCGTATCCGGCGGTACGGATAACCATCTGATGCTGGTAGATACCCGCAATATCAATATCACCGGTAAAGAAGCAGAACACGTACTTGATGCGGTAGGCATTACTACCAACAAAAACGCGATTCCTTTCGATCCAACCAGCCCGTTTGTAACGAGCGGTATCCGTCTGGGTACGCCGGCAGCTACTTCGCGCGGTATGGATGAAGCGGCCATGGAACAGATCGGCAAAATCATCGCCATGACCCTCAAGGCTCCAAAAGACGAGGCTGTTCTGGCGCAAGCGAGCAAACTGGTAGCTGAACTGACAGACCGTTTCCCGCTGTACGAGCAGGTTAAATACTAA
- a CDS encoding TIGR01440 family protein codes for MADQEKMASIRRDAAAITREVAEAAKLGPHQLLVIGASTSEIAGQHIGTSGTLDIAQELVEGIREVQAEMGFQLAFQCCEHLNRALVVERSTLERYNLTEVAAVPIPKAGGSMAAYVYQTMADPCLAETIEAHAGIDIGETLIGMHLRRVAVPYRPAIRYIGEARVNAARIRPKLIGGERAVYAPLPKAEGEHATE; via the coding sequence ATGGCTGATCAGGAAAAGATGGCATCTATTCGCCGCGATGCTGCAGCGATTACCCGTGAAGTGGCAGAAGCCGCCAAGCTGGGACCTCACCAGCTGCTGGTGATCGGTGCCAGTACAAGCGAAATTGCCGGCCAGCATATCGGCACGTCCGGAACGCTGGATATTGCGCAAGAGCTGGTAGAAGGAATACGGGAAGTACAGGCGGAAATGGGATTTCAATTGGCTTTTCAGTGCTGCGAGCATCTGAATCGTGCACTGGTGGTGGAGCGTTCTACTCTGGAGCGGTACAACTTGACAGAAGTAGCAGCTGTACCTATTCCCAAAGCAGGTGGTTCGATGGCGGCTTATGTGTACCAGACCATGGCAGATCCTTGCCTGGCCGAGACGATCGAAGCCCATGCCGGGATAGATATCGGCGAGACATTGATTGGCATGCATTTGCGTCGTGTAGCAGTTCCTTACCGTCCCGCAATCCGTTATATCGGTGAAGCCCGCGTGAATGCAGCCCGCATTCGTCCAAAACTTATCGGCGGAGAACGTGCCGTATACGCACCGCTGCCAAAGGCTGAGGGGGAACATGCGACTGAATGA
- a CDS encoding low molecular weight protein arginine phosphatase, whose amino-acid sequence MHRILFVCTGNTCRSPMAEAFMRKLAQERGIPVEVRSAGVAAVDGMSVSRHAEAVLKDHQIYDRLTSSSLTRDTIDWADLVLTLTGSHKQHVLSRFPIAAGKVYTLKEYVENDTHVLSDLEELDSLYASLEIRRALGEEIDSAEYERLIEIQQRIPGFDIVDPYGGSRDDYEVAAADIRAALDKLLDKLEAYRPRES is encoded by the coding sequence ATGCATCGTATTTTATTTGTATGTACCGGTAATACCTGCCGCAGTCCCATGGCAGAGGCATTTATGCGAAAGCTGGCGCAGGAACGCGGAATACCGGTGGAAGTTCGTTCGGCAGGAGTAGCGGCGGTAGATGGCATGTCTGTATCCCGTCATGCCGAGGCTGTACTGAAAGATCATCAGATTTATGATCGTCTGACTTCTTCTTCCCTGACACGCGATACCATCGACTGGGCAGATCTGGTATTAACGCTGACCGGCAGCCACAAGCAGCATGTGCTGAGTCGTTTTCCAATCGCCGCAGGCAAAGTATATACGCTCAAGGAATATGTGGAAAATGATACCCATGTGCTGTCTGATCTGGAAGAACTGGATAGCCTGTATGCTTCACTGGAAATACGCCGTGCACTCGGAGAAGAAATCGATTCTGCCGAGTACGAGCGTCTGATCGAGATTCAGCAGCGCATACCGGGCTTTGATATTGTAGACCCTTATGGAGGCAGCCGGGATGATTATGAAGTAGCGGCAGCCGATATCCGTGCAGCCCTCGACAAGCTGCTGGATAAGCTGGAAGCCTATCGTCCTCGTGAATCCTGA
- a CDS encoding L-threonylcarbamoyladenylate synthase, producing the protein MNDWTEKGSSPSSADQPVQIWDAQQIEKAEHDIVEAGEILRQGGIVAFPTETVYGLGADAGNSSAVEAVFAAKGRPSDNPLIVHISQLEQLDHLVQQVKPVERRLMEQFWPGPLTLVMPVKPEAVSPYVTAGLDTVGVRMPDHPVALRLITAAGCPLAAPSANRSGRPSPTTAAHVAEDLSSRIQGIVDGGSAGVGVESTVIQVQEDGTVMILRPGGITEDQLLTVAPAVMIDPGLSGVSADTTPRAPGMKYAHYAPRGSMTIVRSEDAEAVRYYIKEQLHQAAQRGEQTGVLVFDEDQDDYGSALHLSLGSRSTPEVAASRLYACLRTLDAHNITFILATGCAETGVGMAVMNRLSKAAGGQVVNI; encoded by the coding sequence ATGAACGATTGGACGGAGAAAGGTTCTTCTCCATCTTCTGCAGATCAGCCGGTGCAAATCTGGGATGCGCAGCAGATAGAGAAGGCTGAACACGATATCGTAGAGGCCGGCGAGATTCTGAGACAGGGTGGTATTGTCGCTTTTCCTACAGAAACGGTATATGGATTGGGTGCAGATGCAGGCAATTCGTCAGCAGTAGAGGCTGTATTTGCTGCCAAAGGAAGACCTTCCGACAATCCTCTTATCGTGCATATTTCGCAGTTGGAGCAGCTAGATCATCTGGTGCAGCAAGTCAAACCGGTGGAACGCAGGCTGATGGAGCAATTCTGGCCGGGACCGCTGACGCTTGTTATGCCGGTCAAGCCGGAAGCGGTATCTCCCTATGTCACAGCCGGCCTGGATACGGTAGGAGTACGGATGCCGGATCATCCGGTTGCACTGCGTCTAATTACAGCCGCTGGCTGTCCACTGGCTGCGCCGAGTGCCAATCGTTCCGGTCGTCCTAGCCCGACTACGGCAGCGCATGTAGCTGAAGATTTGTCTTCCCGTATTCAGGGAATTGTCGATGGAGGCAGCGCAGGCGTAGGTGTCGAGTCAACCGTTATTCAGGTGCAGGAGGATGGAACGGTGATGATTCTGAGACCGGGCGGCATTACAGAAGACCAGCTGCTGACAGTAGCTCCAGCTGTCATGATCGATCCGGGTCTGTCCGGTGTGTCAGCAGATACGACGCCGCGTGCACCAGGCATGAAGTACGCTCATTATGCGCCACGTGGCAGTATGACAATCGTGCGTAGTGAGGACGCCGAAGCGGTTCGCTATTATATCAAAGAACAGCTCCATCAGGCAGCGCAGCGCGGAGAACAAACAGGCGTACTGGTATTTGATGAAGATCAGGATGATTATGGATCAGCTCTGCATTTGTCACTGGGCAGTCGATCCACGCCGGAGGTAGCTGCCAGTCGACTGTATGCCTGTCTGCGCACACTGGATGCCCATAATATAACCTTTATACTGGCTACCGGTTGTGCAGAGACAGGAGTAGGCATGGCGGTTATGAATCGTTTATCCAAAGCCGCCGGCGGCCAAGTAGTGAATATTTGA